A DNA window from Hordeum vulgare subsp. vulgare chromosome 1H, MorexV3_pseudomolecules_assembly, whole genome shotgun sequence contains the following coding sequences:
- the LOC123421528 gene encoding calmodulin-like protein 3, protein MWVKMLMDQNMLIALVSSLLMLILGPLIKDIILVSKKIWSFLCTLTKYLVHNDTLAVDSVVLDDNISPPAQLACGGGLTSGDIEIVTARLGLTRFSYQGCEGLGVVEELMDGKQASQDELEEAFCIFDRDEDGFICTGELWNVMRRLGWKEGAMYEDCVRMIRAFDEDGDGKISFLEFRRMMENAV, encoded by the coding sequence ATgtgggtgaagatgttgatggatcaaAACATGCTCATCGCATTGGTGTCATCTCTCCTGATGTTGATCTTGGGGCCATTGATCAAAGATATCATACTGGTAAGCAAAAAGATCTGGAGCTTCTTATGCACACTTACAAAGTACCTTGTGCACAATGACACCCTCGCCGTAGACTCTGTGGTGCTTGATGATAACATTTCACCGCCGGCACAACTAGCTTGTggtggaggattgacctctggtgaCATAGAAATTGTCACGGCGAGGCTAGGTCTTACCAGGTTTAGTTACCAAGGGTGTGAAGGACTTGGTGTCGTAGAGGAGTTGATGGACGGTAAGCAAGCGAGCCAGGACGAGCTAGAGGAGGCCTTCTGCATTTTCGACCGTGATGAGGACGGGTTCATATGCACCGGGGAGTTGTGGAACGTGATGAGGAGGCTTGGGTGGAAAGAAGGGGCGATGTATGAGGACTGTGTGAGGATGATCCGTGCCTTCGATGAGGATGGAGACGGAAAGATCAGCTTCCTCGAGTTCAGAAGGATGATGGAGAATGCCGTTTAA